The Synechococcus sp. BL107 nucleotide sequence TTGATCAAATACCCGTTCTTGCGAGTGGGGACGCGGTTTACAGCTGCGACAGGACTCTCCTTGTTGGAGGGATTCCAGCGGCGTAATAAGGCCTATCTCCCGCTATATCTCCTGGTGAGTTTGGTCACCGGCACGGCCACGATCGCGGCCGTGAGCTTCGTAGCTGGGCTGTTGCTCACCAATGTGCCCGGTTTAACGGGGTGGGATCCCTATGGCCTTTCCATTGGGGTGCTGGTGGTGAGTGGACTGATTTTGTTGTTGGGCCACTACAAAGCTTTGGATCGTTTGTCCAAGCTGTTAGTGGCCTTGCTCACGCTGCTCACAGGCGTGGCGGCCCTGTCGTTGCTGATTCGTGGGCCTGTTGGTGACGTGGCTTCGAGTTGGGTCGCAACAGATCCCAGCCCGTGGACCCTGGCGAATTTGGCGTTTCTGATCCCCTTGATGGGTTGGATGCCAGGACCGGTGGAGATGTGTGTGTGGCCATCGTTGTGGATGTTTTCCCGTGCGCGCGATACCGAGCACACCGCCAGCCCTGCGGAAGCGGAATTCGACTTCAACCTGGGCTATGGCGTCACGGTGGTGACGGCCTTGTTTTTCATCACGCTGGGTGCCTACACGATGTATGGCACCGGCGATGGAATGCTCGCCGGCAGCGGTGTGTCTTTTGCCCAGAAGTTGATCAAGCTCTACACCGCAGCCATGGGTGGTTGGGCGGCTTGGGTGATCATTCCAGCTGCGTTCTCGGCGATGTTCAGCACAACGATTACCTGCCTCGACGCCTACCCCCGCAGCATCGGAGCGATTCAGGGCCTCTTGAGTGGTCAAGACAGCGGTGATGCGGCTCCGGGTCCCCAGCGTCGTCGTTTTCAGTTGTGGGTGGTCATTCACCTGCTGGTTGCCGTTGTGGCCTTGGTGGTGGCAAAAAGCGGCGGTATTGGTGTGAAGGACTTCGTCTTTGGCGCGATGACCGGCAGTTTTCTGTCCGCTCCTCTGTTCGCCTGGATGGCGATGGACACGATCAACAGCAGTCTCGTTCCGGTTGAGCATCGTTATGGACCGGTGATGCGTGGATTGTGTTGGTTTGGCTTGCTGTTCTTTCTTGTCTTCAGCTTGCTGTTTATTGCTAATGCCTTTTTCGGG carries:
- a CDS encoding NRAMP family divalent metal transporter; translated protein: MASSTLRQSIGPGILLAGACIGGPHLMSSTTAGARFGFALVLLILLINLIKYPFLRVGTRFTAATGLSLLEGFQRRNKAYLPLYLLVSLVTGTATIAAVSFVAGLLLTNVPGLTGWDPYGLSIGVLVVSGLILLLGHYKALDRLSKLLVALLTLLTGVAALSLLIRGPVGDVASSWVATDPSPWTLANLAFLIPLMGWMPGPVEMCVWPSLWMFSRARDTEHTASPAEAEFDFNLGYGVTVVTALFFITLGAYTMYGTGDGMLAGSGVSFAQKLIKLYTAAMGGWAAWVIIPAAFSAMFSTTITCLDAYPRSIGAIQGLLSGQDSGDAAPGPQRRRFQLWVVIHLLVAVVALVVAKSGGIGVKDFVFGAMTGSFLSAPLFAWMAMDTINSSLVPVEHRYGPVMRGLCWFGLLFFLVFSLLFIANAFFGVGA